atatatatatatatatattcttttTAGCAGCATCAGAAATGGATTCAATTTTGATAGACCGTATGATCTGTGTTTCCGCAAATAAAGCCATTTTTCTCCTTTTTGAAGGAGATTGTACTCTACAAAAGAAAACGGTAATCACAGTAACCTCCAACAAAGCTAATTTTAGGTTTATTCTAAGTCAGATATTTTTAGCTGCTTGAGATATTCCTGATCAAATATAATTGAAATGGGAAGAGGAAGGGCATGGCTTTTATCCACAGGAATACAGAATAGAGTTTTTTTATTAAGCATCTTCAAGAGACTCTTTATATCTTTAGAAATAGAGATTTTGGTTAAAAATTACCTTCCAACAGCTTTTTTAATTGAATATCTAAATATAGACGTTCTCTCTTTCGGATTTCTCGCTAGCCAAAGATGGAGAGCGAGAATTGCTCTCTAGACTATCCACAAGATATAGAAAAGTTATCTCTAAACTACTAACAAGATATAGAAAAGTTATTGCAGAGTACAAAGTTATAGAAAATAACTTTTACTCAAATGACTCTCTAAATGATGATTTAGAGAGTAGATTTTAGAAAGGCTCTTGAAGATGCTTAGTACTTGATGTTAAGCAACGATTGTCACATTAATTTTTGGCGGGCATTTGGCCTTTGTTTTCCTAATGTTCTGAGTGTTTTGCTGCTTAGTGATCGATTTTTTTGTGATGTGTCATGCTCTCAAGCGCCTCTTTTGTTGAGCTAGCTCGATGTGTTTGGCAAGCAGTATCAACTCTGTCAACTGTACTGGTTTTAGATGTGACTTGTGACTTGGCTTTTGAGATGCCTGTTAGCCTAGATTTTAGAAAGGCTCTTGGAGATGCTTAGTACTTGATGTTAAACAACTATTGTCACATTAATTTTTGGCGGGCATTTGGCCTTTGTTTTCCTAATGTTCTGAGTGTTTTGCTGCTTGGTGATTGATTTTTTTTGATGTGTCATGCTCTCAAGCGCCTCTTTTGTTGAGCTATCTCGATGTGTTTGGCAACGGTATCAACTCTGTCTACTGGTTTTAGATGTGACTTGTGACTTGGCTTTTGCGATGCCTGTTAACCATGACATGAATGTTTTGCCAAGCTTAAAAAAAAATTGGGGAGAAAAAAAAACATCCAACCTGCCGGATTAGAACCAGCGACCTAAGGATTTATCTGCACACACTACAGCCCTCCGCTCTACCAACCGAGCTAAGGTCGGCTTGTGTTCAGGTTCCGATAACAAAAATACATGAAGGCGCTATTCTTCGCTTTTAAACAACAGGAACTGACCTCTACTGATAAAATGAGGAGAGTTGCGGTTAACGATTGCCATAAATTGAGAAAAAGTATCGGCAAAACGCGGACACCAACAGACACGAGGTTCCACATGATGCAGCAGGATACTAAGATGGATACATGTTTCCGTATTTCCCCAAAGGAGTGCCAGTGCTTTCCTTTGTTCACTTTCAGTCTCAGAAGTATCAACTTTCCATACTGCCAACTGCACGCCAGTGTGTTGTTCCAGATACCACCATTCTATACTGTACATCAAACAAGCCCCAACACCAAAAAGGACACCCTAAACCTAACACTGGCATCCGCATGCGTTTCATTTCTTAAGAAACTTCTCCTTCCTTAAGATACCCTTCTCTAACGCTCTGATTTCTTCTGCATCTTGGCCCTCGAGCGACGATTGACACCCTTTGCTGCCTGCTCAAAAGTCAAAACAATGCTCAAATCAGAACATGCTTTGCTTGCTTAATGGCCTGGATCTCATATACAAGCCTGGCTGTGGTTCTACATATGCAATATTTTCAGTGGGTATGGGTCATGCTACCTGAACATGCTGCAAGATGTCTTCAAGTTCTACAATGATCTCAGCAAAAGTAGGCCGTACATCAGGATTTTCGTCCCAACACCGTTGAATCAGTTTTGACAATCTTGGGTGCACGCATGTGGGAATGTCCAAGCGCAATCCCTGTTGCAAGTGGGACAAAAGTGTGATAAAGGGGGCAAATGTGGAACTGTACAACTTAAAAGTTTCTTAACGGTTTCCATAAAAAAAGTTTCTTAACGAAAAAAAGGCATGGTGCCAGTAAAACATGGTAATCGTCTTTGAAAAGTGATATGCCGTTGACCAGTTTCAGAGCACTAAATGCTACCGTTTACACAGCGATGTTGGTTTCATGTGATATAAAACAATATGATGCCAGTATTTTGACCTCACAATTGTCACTAAATAAATCTACCGAGAAAAAGGACATAGCCAGTAGGGGAGACAGAAATTCGTACCTGCCTTACACCTAATGCAGCTTGCAAGGGCGTCATGTTGTCATATGGGACCTACAGTGCAATCAAGACTTCATGTTACCTTTAATAAACAAAATACTTATGTTCAAATGACTCAGCAGTAATCCAAGTTGCATTCAACACCAGGGCGTACCTTTGAAGTTGACAACTCCCATAGAACAATGGCAAAGCTGAATACATCTGCTTTGTTATCATAAGGCTTATGATTAATAATCTGTCAAGATAATTAATTCTTGTGAGTGAACTATGCAAACCTAATTTCAAGGTGGCAACTTTTTTATGGGGAAAAATGCTTTGTTTCAGGAAGAAGGACAGCATTTTGCAAAATATTCCTATATTTTCCACAAATGGACTTTGGAGAACCGTTACAATAGGTAAAAGAAAATTATACCGGATATGATCTTAACAGTATAGTCATTTGAGCTACCTGTCACCTGTGCATGATTGGATCCTGAATTTCAGGAAGGAGTTTAAATTTGCCTTCCACGGAGTGAAAGAGTCTAAAAAAAAACGTCTTGCTAGTCATTTAGACCAGGCATTACAGGGCAAGGGGCTCTTCTTATATACAGTTCTTGGGGAAATTTAAGTTTACATGCAGGTTTAAATCAATAATTGCTGTTTTACAATCCCAGTAATGATGTAAGCCAAGTAGCCCTTATTCTCAATGGGTAAATAAGAGATTAACTAAAAGCACAAAAATTGGCCAGAACTTTTGGCTGTAAAGTGTTTCTAAGATAAATAATAGAGTACTAAGCAGAACAAAAAACTAAACAGGGCATTGAAAATTCCTATACTAATGAAAGACAaaaaaatctcaaagggtaaaaaaaaagaaaaggagctcAAGCACACCTCTGGCGCCATCCATCGGTACGTTCCCGTTTCAGCAGTCATCTGCCCCTCCTGACTTCCATGTCGTGCCACACCAAAGTCCGCAATCTTTATGACCTATTTTCAGAAGAATATCTACAAGGTAACAACTTGGTATTGGGTTGAATGCCATGAGAAAAACATGTACCATGCTCTGTCATCAGCACAGATTCTTGTAAAATACAAGATAATCAAATTCAACATTTTAGGGAATATACATGATTACAAATCGAAATTGAAACAGCAAGCCCAAGAAACACATCTTTCTCCAAATGCAATTGGATGCCCTCGAACACTGTTGGATTCTTTGTTTCTACATATTGTCATTATTGTGAAACTTACAAAGGATTTCTTGGAGATTTAAAATGGTGTCCCTCGAAAATGCTATTTTTCATGTTATTGCTAGTCTTGCAGAAGTGGATTCTGATTTGTAAACTTTAGGTAGTTAATGAAATGATTTTACACAACAGCAAGTCCATCTGGGGTCTCCGACTGAAAATAACGTGCAGCAGCATGCAAATTACTGACAACCTTTATGTCATTGCTAAATTTCATACAACATATAGTAAAGGCAAAAGAAAATGGGCACTGAAAATTAGCTTCAAAGTACTGAATAAGTATCATACTTGATCATAGCCTATTAGAAGATTTGCAGTCTTCAAATCCCTGTGGATAATGTCATTTTGGTGTAGATAATCCATTCCTTTTGAGATACTGATAGCAATTTTTAGAATTGTAATGAGATCCAAAAAGTTATTGTGCTTGTGAAGAAAGTCATATAAATTCCCTCCAGGCATGTATTCTGAAAGGAGCAGAACCAACCACAAAAGAGAATGTCATTAGCTGCATCTTGCAGCGAACACAGAAAACATCAACATGAGGGAATGGATAGGCGCACAATAGACAGATGGGATTACACTACAACAACATAGTTTCCCTACTCAGGCACATAGGCACCAATACTAAAACCATTAAGTGCTAATGGTTAAGGGACTCGAAGAACTAGAGGTGTATTATCTGTCACAGTTTAAAAGTGTGCATGCAAGATGACAAGAACAATGCCACTGTCATTCTACAATGGTTAAGAGTCAACCATGCAATTCCACCCAAAAAGTGAAACAAGGATTGATGAATATCTGAGAAGAACAATACCGGTAATGATGCAATAGTATGGATGCTTTGTGCATGCCCCATAGAATCGAAGaatattttcatgattaacTCTCCTGGAGAAAAGGTATTTAGAATTTAGAATTAGTTACGACATAATATTTGACTGTTCATTCAATTATTATGTCCAGTGAAAAACCTGCCTTAAAATAAGTACTTCTTGCAGGAACTCAATTTCTGAAGGGTTGTTAAGATTGGCAATTCTGAGACTCTTTATAGCGACATCAAGACCATTATAAGTTCCTCGGTATCTGTGAAAGAGAACATGAATGAGAAGTGCTGTATACTAAACTCTTGTATGGTCTTAACTATGAGAAACAAACATAGTTTAGTACACCATAGCAATTTGTCAGCGGGCTTCATGACAGTATAGCAATTTAAAATTGTTTATTTCCTTGTTAACAGATGGCAGCATGCATAGATGAATCCTATAGAGGCTAGGCAGGCACACCGGCAATGTTAGCAGTGAAGTGACACAATGGGCACAACATTTCCAATAAATTAAATATGGTTATATTACTAGTACTTCCTcttttcttcttaatatattgatgcgcagctctcctgcgtgttcgagaaaaaaaaaaacTAGTACTTCCTCTTAATGAAATACATGCTCAGGCATGTTCACGAAAAAGAATGATATTACTAGTATGAAATAGTTCTTACAAGTCTGCAGAAGATCCAGATGCAATCTTTTCCCCCTTTGTTAGCATGTTCCAGTCGATTTCAGAATCTCCAACCTTTTGTTGTAGGTCAGTTATTTTCTCTGACGTTGAAGAATTTGTGGAATTGGATGGTGATGCCTGCATATTACATGAAAATAATATAACTGTGGGGAAAAGGTTAACCTAACCATGTTATGCTAAGATTAGAGTTTTGTGCATAATGCTGCATTTACTATGACAAATGACAAAAAATAAGCATGCAGATAGCTTATTTGTGATTAAGTTGAAACATAAATATATTGAAATATGTTGAAAATAATAGTGCATCATACATTTTTTTGTGCTAAGGCCACCTTAATCTTCACGATCAAATCATCTGTCTCCTGCATGAACAATTGCAAGATGAgcgatattttcacaaaaccctTGCATAGTTGCATATATAAGAGAACATGGCACTATGGCAGCAGATTTGATGGTTCACTATGCCTATTAGAATGTTAGCTGGTAGAGATTGATATACATTGATGTAGCAAATTGACAAATTCCTTTAAACAATTCTGAACTCACATTCAAAATTCAGACACGAAATTTGACATAATACTTTCATGATGCTATAAACAGTCTAGGACTAAGCAAGCGCATGCTCAAAATTCACCTCTGTCTCCCATCCATCGACGACAAAAACATCCAAGCAAAAGTTATCTTTGGTAGAGTAAACATGAGCTTCCTGAATATTCAATCCAACCTCCGAGAGCAACGCAGTAAGCTGTAGAACAACCATTTGCCGTAAGAAACTCGACACATAAATAAGAAGAGCAAGCTATGTGAAAATGACGACTTGACGAGTACGTGAAATGGTTAGTTCGACATTACCCGGCTTAGGAGCTTGGGCCTGTCAATGGAAGAGAAAATGATCTCATGGATAAGCTTAGTTTTCAAATCACCCCTGTATAAAATTAATTAACTGAttttaacaaaaaaaaaagtcacGGACGTAAG
The Panicum hallii strain FIL2 chromosome 6, PHallii_v3.1, whole genome shotgun sequence genome window above contains:
- the LOC112897129 gene encoding serine/threonine-protein kinase STY8-like isoform X1, which translates into the protein MAPSRRVGEELQDLEEGTGESSPAPRSPREAHPDLHAVQRRICERLRLTGRHDETLADPSFHGRLARHLQRLPRRYLFDLDVEDKAEDVLLHWEILQECADPEKRPVFHARYIKSMSVRADYHGIGDNQELEEPCQRLMEDLSLERRKTVDGNDSMSISSRGDLKTKLIHEIIFSSIDRPKLLSRLTALLSEVGLNIQEAHVYSTKDNFCLDVFVVDGWETEETDDLIVKIKVALAQKNASPSNSTNSSTSEKITDLQQKVGDSEIDWNMLTKGEKIASGSSADLYRGTYNGLDVAIKSLRIANLNNPSEIEFLQEVLILRRVNHENILRFYGACTKHPYYCIITEYMPGGNLYDFLHKHNNFLDLITILKIAISISKGMDYLHQNDIIHRDLKTANLLIGYDQVIKIADFGVARHGSQEGQMTAETGTYRWMAPEIINHKPYDNKADVFSFAIVLWELSTSKVPYDNMTPLQAALGVRQGLRLDIPTCVHPRLSKLIQRCWDENPDVRPTFAEIIVELEDILQHVQAAKGVNRRSRAKMQKKSER
- the LOC112897129 gene encoding serine/threonine-protein kinase STY8-like isoform X2 gives rise to the protein MAPSRRVGEELQDLEEGTGESSPAPRSPREAHPDLHAVQRRICERLRLTGRHDETLADPSFHGRLARHLQRLPRRYLFDLDVEDKAEDVLLHWEILQECADPEKRPVFHARYIKSMSVRADYHGIGDNQELEEPCQRLMEDLSLERRKTVDGNDSMSISSRGDLKTKLIHEIIFSSIDRPKLLSRLTALLSEVGLNIQEAHVYSTKDNFCLDVFVVDGWETEETDDLIVKIKVALAQKNASPSNSTNSSTSEKITDLQQKVGDSEIDWNMLTKGEKIASGSSADLYRGTYNGLDVAIKSLRIANLNNPSEIEFLQEVLILRRVNHENILRFYGACTKHPYYCIITEYMPGGNLYDFLHKHNNFLDLITILKIAISISKGMDYLHQNDIIHRDLKTANLLIGYDQVIKIADFGVARHGSQEGQMTAETGTYRWMAPEMYSALPLFYGSCQLQRSHMTT